The following proteins are encoded in a genomic region of Microcoleus sp. FACHB-68:
- the infB gene encoding translation initiation factor IF-2, which translates to MNNGRVRIYELSRELNLDNKDILAVCEQLNIAVKSHSSTITESEAERIRAQADKHTANQSTQLKSAPARQKPATPPTEAGDRHNNDRKKQQILEVRPTPRATPKQQVGGSGTVQQQVLVPPQSPPAQYRAQQPGKPKMLNRPVRANNQSEEEFVAADSVTDTDLVTEPLEIESDTDNAVAQLPPPVAEENPQPINKPQPPATPTPASPPVPSARLSSPPVRPAAPQAPGSPGGREARPVIKRVRGEEPAAPSQAPPQAKPEAPQAPSAPRIAAVGESAGIELKPKTAKRIPELQRPQRVRPAEPAAPTAPGEREVAAESSEDDTDAIQLLRPTPPRPPKRPKNRQDEEEEIQEFPEKAGKAGVKAKRRTKPIEDEDEDLEELDELPETVQVSLSIARPAKQKARPAQAKPAAAPALAANKTKKSAASRGGEQGSGSKSSRRNSREQQTKKRPEQVTLTGSMTVRDLANILGAAETDIVRALFFKGMAVNITQTLDLETATLVAQELGVEVETAEEESEARKSTEMLDAEDMEYLVPRPPVVTIMGHVDHGKTTLLDTIRKTKVASGEAGGITQHIGAYHVDVEHEGEMQQVVFLDTPGHEAFTAMRARGARVTDIAILVVAADDGVRPQTIEAISHAKAAEVPIIVAINKIDKEGAQPERVKQELTEYGLVSEEWGGDTIMVAVSAIKGENLDTLLEMILLVAEIQELQANPDRSAKGTVIEAHLDKARGPVATLLLQNGTLRVGDILVAGSAMGKVRAMIDDRGARVDAATPSFAVEVLGLGDVPAAGDEFEVYTNEREARAVVDLRSEENRQSRLQQAMASRRVTLSSLSARAQEGQLKELNLILKADVQGSVEAILGSLKQLPQNEVQVRVLFSAPGEVTETDVDLAAASDAVIVGFNTTLASGARQAADAAGVDVREYNIIYKLLDDIQGAMEGLLDPELVEEPLGQAEVRAVFPATKGTVAGCMVQSGKFIRNCKVRVRRGNNVIHEGTLDSLRRMREDVKEVNAGFECGIGLDNFHAWAESDIIEAFRMVSKRRTLSAT; encoded by the coding sequence ATGAACAACGGCAGAGTCAGAATTTACGAGCTATCACGGGAATTGAATTTGGATAACAAAGACATCTTGGCAGTGTGCGAACAGCTCAATATAGCAGTAAAAAGCCACAGCAGCACGATTACAGAATCGGAAGCGGAGCGCATTCGTGCTCAAGCTGATAAACATACGGCCAACCAATCTACTCAACTTAAGTCAGCACCGGCTAGACAAAAACCTGCGACGCCACCTACAGAAGCAGGCGATCGCCACAACAACGATCGGAAAAAACAGCAAATTTTGGAGGTTCGCCCTACCCCCCGCGCTACCCCCAAACAACAGGTAGGCGGCAGCGGAACTGTGCAACAGCAGGTTTTAGTTCCCCCTCAATCGCCACCAGCCCAGTATCGGGCACAGCAACCAGGAAAGCCGAAGATGCTGAATCGGCCAGTTCGCGCCAACAATCAGAGTGAAGAAGAATTTGTAGCAGCAGACTCTGTTACAGATACAGATTTGGTTACGGAACCTCTAGAGATAGAGTCAGATACAGATAACGCAGTGGCACAATTGCCGCCGCCTGTGGCTGAAGAAAACCCTCAACCGATTAATAAACCCCAACCGCCGGCAACGCCGACACCAGCCAGCCCACCCGTGCCATCAGCCAGATTGTCGTCTCCGCCAGTGAGACCGGCTGCCCCTCAAGCCCCCGGTTCTCCAGGGGGAAGAGAAGCTCGGCCTGTGATCAAACGAGTCAGGGGTGAGGAGCCAGCAGCACCCTCTCAGGCTCCTCCTCAAGCGAAACCTGAGGCTCCGCAAGCGCCATCAGCGCCGCGCATTGCAGCGGTTGGAGAATCGGCAGGAATAGAGTTAAAGCCAAAAACAGCGAAGCGGATTCCAGAACTACAGCGACCCCAGCGGGTACGTCCGGCTGAACCGGCAGCCCCAACGGCTCCAGGAGAACGTGAAGTCGCGGCTGAGTCATCAGAAGATGACACGGACGCTATCCAATTGCTGCGCCCGACCCCGCCTCGGCCTCCAAAACGCCCCAAAAACCGCCAGGACGAGGAAGAGGAAATCCAAGAGTTTCCAGAGAAAGCTGGCAAAGCCGGCGTAAAGGCGAAACGGCGTACCAAACCCATCGAAGATGAAGATGAGGATTTGGAAGAATTGGATGAACTGCCCGAAACCGTTCAGGTCAGTCTCTCCATCGCCCGACCGGCCAAGCAAAAAGCTCGTCCCGCCCAAGCCAAACCGGCAGCAGCGCCGGCACTGGCGGCAAATAAAACGAAGAAATCTGCGGCCAGTCGGGGTGGTGAGCAAGGCAGTGGCAGTAAGTCTAGCCGCCGCAACAGCCGCGAACAGCAGACGAAAAAACGGCCAGAGCAAGTGACACTGACCGGCAGCATGACGGTTCGGGATCTGGCAAACATTCTAGGTGCAGCAGAAACCGACATCGTGAGGGCCTTGTTCTTTAAAGGAATGGCGGTCAACATCACGCAAACCTTGGATCTGGAAACGGCCACGTTGGTCGCCCAAGAGCTAGGTGTTGAGGTAGAAACTGCTGAGGAAGAATCGGAAGCTCGCAAGAGTACCGAAATGCTCGATGCGGAAGATATGGAATACCTGGTTCCGCGTCCGCCGGTGGTCACGATTATGGGCCACGTAGACCACGGCAAAACGACTTTGCTCGACACGATCCGCAAAACAAAAGTGGCATCCGGCGAAGCTGGGGGGATTACCCAGCACATCGGTGCTTACCATGTGGATGTGGAACATGAAGGCGAGATGCAGCAAGTCGTCTTTCTGGACACACCGGGCCACGAAGCATTCACCGCAATGCGGGCACGGGGCGCACGGGTCACTGACATCGCAATTTTGGTGGTGGCAGCAGATGACGGCGTCCGGCCTCAAACGATTGAAGCAATCAGCCACGCGAAAGCCGCTGAAGTGCCGATTATCGTGGCCATTAACAAAATAGACAAAGAAGGCGCTCAGCCGGAGCGCGTGAAGCAGGAACTGACTGAATACGGTCTGGTATCAGAAGAATGGGGCGGCGACACCATTATGGTGGCAGTGAGCGCCATTAAAGGGGAAAACCTCGATACCCTGTTAGAGATGATCCTGTTAGTTGCAGAAATCCAAGAGCTGCAAGCCAACCCCGACCGCTCCGCTAAAGGTACGGTCATTGAAGCGCACCTCGATAAGGCAAGAGGGCCGGTTGCGACCTTGCTGTTGCAAAATGGTACTTTGCGAGTGGGTGATATCCTCGTAGCCGGCTCAGCAATGGGCAAGGTGCGGGCGATGATTGATGACCGAGGCGCACGCGTGGATGCGGCAACTCCGTCTTTTGCCGTTGAAGTGTTGGGTCTGGGAGATGTCCCAGCAGCCGGTGACGAGTTCGAGGTTTACACCAACGAACGCGAAGCTCGCGCCGTTGTAGACCTGCGCTCCGAAGAGAACCGCCAATCTCGTCTACAGCAGGCGATGGCTTCTCGCCGCGTTACCCTCAGCAGCCTCTCAGCCCGCGCTCAAGAAGGCCAGCTCAAGGAACTCAACCTCATCCTCAAAGCCGATGTTCAAGGCTCTGTGGAAGCTATTTTGGGATCGCTTAAACAGTTGCCTCAAAATGAAGTGCAAGTCCGAGTGCTGTTCTCAGCCCCCGGCGAAGTCACGGAAACAGATGTCGATCTCGCAGCCGCTTCTGATGCGGTGATTGTTGGATTTAACACGACCCTGGCAAGCGGTGCGCGACAAGCAGCAGATGCAGCCGGTGTAGATGTGCGCGAATACAACATCATCTACAAACTGCTTGATGATATCCAAGGGGCAATGGAAGGTCTGCTCGATCCAGAATTGGTTGAAGAACCTTTGGGTCAAGCGGAAGTCCGGGCTGTCTTCCCAGCGACCAAGGGCACTGTCGCCGGCTGCATGGTTCAGTCTGGCAAGTTTATCCGCAACTGTAAGGTGCGCGTGCGTCGGGGCAATAATGTGATCCACGAGGGAACCCTCGACTCGCTCCGACGGATGAGAGAGGATGTCAAGGAAGTCAACGCCGGCTTTGAATGCGGTATAGGACTCGATAATTTCCATGCCTGGGCTGAAAGTGACATCATCGAAGCCTTCCGGATGGTTAGCAAGCGGCGGACTCTATCAGCTACTTAG
- a CDS encoding YlxR family protein gives METNYRRCISCRRVAHKNDLWRIVRVFPSHQLQLDLGMGRSAYLCSNESCLSAAQKKNRLGRALKASVPIEIYQILWQRLSAMQADASKQLAAKLPNQNQIASEPKPQTRPPTVL, from the coding sequence ATGGAAACGAACTACCGTCGTTGTATCAGTTGCCGCCGAGTGGCTCATAAAAATGATTTGTGGCGGATTGTCAGAGTCTTTCCGTCCCATCAGTTACAATTAGACCTAGGCATGGGGCGTTCGGCCTACCTTTGCTCTAATGAGAGCTGCTTAAGTGCAGCGCAAAAGAAAAATCGACTGGGACGCGCCCTCAAAGCATCCGTCCCGATCGAAATTTACCAAATCTTGTGGCAACGTTTATCCGCGATGCAGGCGGATGCTTCAAAGCAACTGGCTGCAAAGCTCCCTAACCAGAATCAAATAGCCTCAGAACCCAAACCCCAAACAAGACCGCCCACAGTTCTTTAA
- the nusA gene encoding transcription termination factor NusA, whose product MSIVKLPGLKDMIDGISLERNLPKHAVQAALREALLKGYERFRRTQRFDQPNFDENYFDNFEVDLDVEEEGFRVLSTKTIVEEVGNLDHEISLEEVQAVAAEAQLGDTVVLDVTPEQGDFGRMAAIQTKQVLAQKLRDQQRKLVQEEFQDLEGTVLQARVLRFERQSVIMAVSSGFGQPEVEAELPKREQLPNDNYRANATFKVFLKKVTDAPQRGPQLIVSRADAGLVVYLFANEVPEIEDEVVRIVAVAREANPPSRHVGPRTKIAVDTLERDVDPVGACIGARGSRIQVVVNELRGEKIDVIRWSPDPATYIANALSPARVDEVRLVATEGRQSHVLVAEDQLSLAIGKEGQNVRLAARLTGWKIDIKDTAKYDYEAENRKFAQQAAEAEEAALEDEYEDEYEDEYEDEAASTEASPSFAEETTGAST is encoded by the coding sequence ATGTCAATCGTCAAACTCCCTGGTCTCAAAGACATGATCGACGGCATCAGTCTAGAGCGGAATTTACCCAAACACGCCGTTCAAGCAGCCCTGAGAGAAGCATTACTCAAAGGCTACGAGCGCTTCCGACGCACCCAGCGGTTCGATCAACCCAACTTTGATGAAAACTACTTCGACAACTTTGAAGTAGACCTAGACGTGGAAGAAGAAGGCTTTCGCGTGCTTTCCACCAAGACCATTGTCGAGGAAGTCGGCAATTTGGATCATGAAATTTCCCTGGAAGAAGTCCAAGCCGTTGCCGCAGAAGCCCAACTTGGCGACACCGTCGTTCTGGATGTCACCCCAGAACAAGGTGATTTTGGTCGGATGGCGGCGATTCAGACCAAACAAGTGCTGGCGCAAAAGCTACGGGATCAGCAGCGCAAGTTAGTTCAAGAAGAATTCCAGGATTTAGAAGGAACCGTCTTGCAAGCCAGAGTGCTGCGGTTTGAGCGGCAGTCTGTGATTATGGCCGTCAGCAGTGGATTTGGCCAGCCAGAAGTCGAAGCAGAACTTCCCAAGCGGGAACAGTTGCCCAATGACAACTATCGCGCCAACGCCACATTTAAGGTTTTCTTAAAAAAAGTAACCGACGCCCCTCAACGCGGACCCCAACTCATCGTTTCTAGAGCAGATGCCGGCTTAGTGGTCTATCTGTTTGCCAACGAAGTGCCCGAAATTGAGGATGAAGTCGTCCGAATTGTAGCAGTGGCCAGAGAAGCCAACCCACCCTCACGTCATGTTGGCCCTCGAACCAAAATAGCCGTCGATACCCTAGAACGAGACGTTGATCCCGTTGGCGCTTGTATTGGAGCGCGGGGATCACGCATTCAGGTCGTGGTGAATGAATTAAGAGGTGAAAAAATAGATGTGATTCGCTGGTCCCCAGATCCAGCAACCTATATCGCCAACGCCCTCAGTCCAGCGCGAGTGGATGAAGTGCGTCTGGTGGCCACCGAAGGCCGGCAGTCCCACGTCCTTGTGGCCGAGGATCAACTCAGTTTAGCCATCGGGAAAGAAGGGCAGAACGTCCGCCTAGCAGCTCGCCTGACCGGCTGGAAAATTGATATCAAAGATACCGCTAAGTATGACTACGAAGCGGAAAATCGGAAGTTTGCCCAGCAGGCAGCCGAAGCCGAGGAGGCGGCGTTGGAAGATGAATATGAGGATGAATATGAAGATGAGTACGAAGATGAAGCAGCCAGCACCGAAGCCTCACCAAGCTTTGCGGAGGAAACAACCGGCGCTTCGACCTAA
- the rimP gene encoding ribosome maturation factor RimP, translating to MTHPLIPQIIELATPVAEALELEVVSAVFHTNQSPPVLRVDIRNRQEDTGLDDCERMSRALEAALDASDIIPDAYVLEISSPGISRHLATDREFISFKGFPVTVSASEPYHGHVEWSGQLIRRDETAVYLNQKGRVISIPRQLVAKVELDERQ from the coding sequence ATGACTCATCCCCTGATCCCACAAATCATCGAATTGGCGACACCTGTTGCAGAAGCGCTCGAATTAGAAGTCGTCAGTGCGGTTTTTCATACCAACCAAAGTCCGCCGGTGTTGAGAGTCGATATCCGCAACCGGCAGGAAGATACCGGGTTAGATGACTGCGAACGCATGAGTCGGGCACTGGAAGCCGCCTTAGATGCCTCAGATATTATTCCCGACGCTTATGTGCTGGAAATTTCTAGTCCCGGTATATCGCGGCATCTGGCAACAGACCGAGAATTTATCTCTTTTAAAGGCTTTCCGGTCACGGTGAGCGCTTCTGAACCCTACCACGGTCATGTAGAGTGGTCGGGCCAATTGATTCGGCGGGATGAGACAGCCGTTTATCTCAATCAAAAAGGTCGTGTCATTTCCATTCCTCGGCAGTTGGTCGCCAAAGTCGAGCTGGACGAACGGCAGTGA
- a CDS encoding DUF948 domain-containing protein: MIDPIFWLGLSILLVAVSLTAVLVAALPALQELARAARSVEKLAETLSRELPPTLEAIRLTGMEISDLTDDVSEGVNSATDVVKQVDQTLGSAKQQAKKAQVTTRSVFAGIQTAWKTFTRPSAGSEATRRPVGRLPASQRPPFEVRDRLNSPEESGRNGDDVPSGQNPSASRLPPRLEDAGQPDWEIAPPPASDIPPPDR; this comes from the coding sequence GTGATCGACCCCATTTTTTGGCTAGGACTGTCAATTTTGCTGGTTGCAGTCAGTTTAACTGCTGTTTTGGTGGCAGCCTTGCCGGCCTTACAGGAGTTAGCGCGGGCTGCGCGGAGTGTGGAAAAATTAGCGGAGACATTATCGCGTGAGTTGCCTCCCACCTTGGAAGCTATCCGCCTCACCGGCATGGAAATCAGCGATCTGACCGATGATGTCAGCGAAGGAGTTAACAGCGCCACCGATGTTGTCAAACAAGTGGATCAAACCCTTGGCAGCGCGAAGCAGCAGGCGAAAAAAGCGCAAGTCACCACTCGCAGCGTTTTTGCCGGCATCCAAACTGCTTGGAAAACCTTTACCCGTCCATCTGCCGGTTCAGAGGCCACTCGCCGGCCTGTAGGGCGTCTTCCAGCTTCTCAAAGACCCCCCTTCGAGGTTCGGGATCGCTTGAATTCCCCAGAGGAATCTGGACGCAACGGTGATGACGTTCCAAGCGGGCAAAACCCCAGTGCTTCCCGGTTACCGCCCCGCCTTGAAGATGCCGGTCAACCCGATTGGGAAATTGCCCCGCCTCCTGCTTCAGACATTCCCCCACCTGACCGTTAA
- a CDS encoding YtxH domain-containing protein produces MSNNRSGFFFGGVLLGAAIGTVTGLLLAPRTGRDTRKLLKKSADALPELAEDLSTSVQMQADRLSETALRNWDGTLTRLREAINAGIEASGRERQILSQTEAAGSPASSSPMRDAYGDVVTNSAGEVMPTEMPQER; encoded by the coding sequence ATGTCAAATAACCGCTCAGGATTCTTTTTTGGGGGTGTGCTGTTAGGAGCCGCCATTGGCACAGTCACTGGCCTACTGCTGGCCCCTCGTACGGGCCGGGACACGCGCAAGCTGCTGAAAAAATCTGCAGACGCCCTACCGGAATTAGCCGAAGACTTGTCAACCAGCGTACAAATGCAAGCGGATCGCCTGTCAGAAACAGCGCTGCGGAACTGGGATGGCACCCTAACAAGATTGCGCGAAGCCATTAACGCCGGCATAGAAGCCTCTGGCAGAGAACGTCAAATCCTTAGCCAAACAGAAGCCGCAGGTTCCCCAGCGTCAAGTTCTCCGATGCGTGATGCCTACGGTGACGTAGTGACTAACTCTGCTGGAGAGGTAATGCCAACGGAAATGCCTCAAGAACGTTAA
- a CDS encoding plasmid segregation protein ParM domain-containing protein, which yields MEILETIGFDLGHGETAVAKAVIESIEPPEMLEVNNKKNQITALGWHPELGYLVGEQALIQVGVTQLQIAFKQKPNQDASYRETLRSFLKTYYSLLKESRQIQGEKNSYFYVGCPSGWSLEDREEYQKLLQEAGIPLLNVIPESRAAFMQAKEAGKLEYNKLTSSVLIVDIGSSTTDFTLVKSLSEIPIDFGSNELGASLIDKAIFERTLANHEQKELLERVFAQYSHHKARCELACRKAKEDYFSNEQLYSSPQSFARGFESINEQIYFIPQVNQSIMEEILNHPLAELGKKSWIQSFREAVTVAKEKLDQQGIAPKVLLMTGGASRMKFTRLICEKTFPEPETQVRPDPEPERCIALGLARVGRWDLRAAAFKQEMNHLFDSNFFRNLIEKNLPNLIELLTNSLSDELIKSIVKTGLKDWQNNKIRTLSDLEGSMKQRAEQWVKSNETQALINSQCLAWFNSKIQPELADKTDPICRKFQIPRSSLRFEEGIAPAAVNPELQLGDAILAEIVSFIINVVIGGGTLASLLTLILTGHLTWPIALVYGASALAAGMELNRQGVKDAIKTNLDVPSWMRSNLLSNSKIDSICKEINPELEKVLKEQLAANQETFDQLMEKVELGLKDALNAKIQEAIILIQ from the coding sequence ATGGAAATTTTAGAAACAATCGGTTTCGATCTGGGACATGGAGAAACAGCCGTCGCTAAAGCTGTAATCGAGAGCATTGAGCCTCCAGAAATGCTGGAAGTCAACAATAAAAAAAATCAAATTACTGCCCTAGGTTGGCATCCTGAACTTGGCTATCTTGTGGGAGAGCAAGCCTTAATTCAAGTTGGGGTTACTCAGCTTCAAATTGCTTTTAAGCAAAAACCTAATCAAGATGCAAGTTATCGAGAAACCCTGCGAAGTTTCTTAAAAACCTATTACTCGCTTTTGAAAGAAAGCCGGCAAATTCAAGGCGAGAAAAACAGCTATTTTTATGTAGGTTGCCCTTCAGGTTGGTCACTAGAAGATCGTGAAGAGTACCAAAAGCTGCTTCAGGAAGCTGGAATTCCGCTGCTGAATGTGATCCCAGAATCACGAGCGGCTTTTATGCAAGCCAAGGAAGCCGGTAAACTTGAGTACAACAAGCTGACATCATCGGTACTGATTGTTGATATTGGTTCTTCAACAACTGATTTTACCCTCGTTAAAAGCTTATCCGAAATCCCTATAGATTTTGGCAGTAATGAGCTGGGAGCTTCTTTAATTGACAAAGCAATTTTTGAACGCACGCTTGCCAATCACGAGCAAAAAGAATTACTTGAGAGAGTCTTTGCTCAATATTCACATCACAAAGCTCGCTGTGAACTTGCCTGCCGCAAAGCAAAGGAAGATTATTTTTCTAACGAACAGCTTTACAGTTCCCCTCAATCTTTTGCACGGGGGTTTGAGTCGATTAACGAACAAATTTATTTTATCCCCCAAGTCAATCAATCAATCATGGAGGAAATTTTAAACCACCCCTTAGCGGAATTAGGGAAAAAGAGTTGGATTCAATCATTTCGTGAAGCAGTCACGGTGGCGAAAGAAAAGCTCGATCAACAAGGCATTGCCCCAAAAGTCTTGCTGATGACAGGTGGGGCATCTCGCATGAAGTTTACCCGTCTTATTTGCGAAAAAACATTTCCCGAACCCGAAACGCAAGTTCGTCCCGATCCAGAACCTGAACGCTGCATTGCGCTGGGTTTAGCGCGAGTGGGAAGATGGGATTTGCGTGCTGCTGCTTTCAAACAAGAAATGAATCACTTATTTGATTCAAATTTTTTCAGAAATCTCATTGAAAAAAATCTGCCGAATTTAATAGAATTATTGACCAATTCACTTTCAGATGAATTAATTAAATCCATCGTTAAAACTGGGTTAAAAGATTGGCAAAATAACAAAATTAGGACTTTATCTGATCTCGAAGGTTCTATGAAACAGCGAGCGGAGCAGTGGGTTAAAAGTAATGAAACTCAGGCTCTCATTAACAGCCAATGTCTCGCTTGGTTTAATAGCAAGATTCAGCCTGAATTAGCCGATAAAACCGATCCGATTTGTCGAAAATTTCAGATTCCCAGAAGCAGTTTAAGGTTTGAGGAAGGAATCGCGCCGGCAGCCGTAAATCCGGAACTCCAGCTCGGAGATGCGATTCTTGCCGAAATTGTGTCATTTATCATCAATGTGGTGATTGGTGGGGGCACTCTTGCTAGTCTCTTGACTTTAATCTTAACTGGACATTTAACTTGGCCAATCGCCCTAGTTTATGGAGCTTCAGCTTTAGCGGCAGGAATGGAGTTAAATCGTCAGGGTGTTAAAGATGCGATTAAGACAAATTTAGATGTTCCTAGCTGGATGCGTTCAAATTTGTTAAGTAACAGTAAAATTGACAGTATATGCAAGGAAATAAATCCAGAGTTGGAGAAGGTTCTCAAAGAACAACTGGCGGCGAATCAGGAGACGTTTGATCAGTTAATGGAAAAAGTTGAGTTAGGGTTAAAAGACGCTCTGAATGCAAAGATTCAAGAAGCGATCATTTTAATTCAATAA